The Acidianus manzaensis genome has a window encoding:
- a CDS encoding protein-L-isoaspartate O-methyltransferase family protein, with translation MEEIASRIKNAELYKAFLKVNREDFLPDLLKKYAYDKKYVDTPLQIIPEITTTALSLGIYMLDNLDLHKSQKVLEIGTGIGYYTALMAEIVDKVFSLEINNDMYNYAREKLKKYNNVEVIKADGTLGLEKEKPFDRIIVWAASPTIPCKLYEQLKEGGIMIVPIGTGKVQSLYKIIKIDENNPQIQKLTNVIFMKMKGIYGFYEDEEDDDRIERLEKQIKKLMEMLKEKI, from the coding sequence ATGGAAGAAATAGCATCAAGAATAAAGAATGCAGAATTGTATAAAGCATTCTTGAAAGTGAATAGAGAAGATTTCCTTCCTGACTTATTAAAAAAATACGCTTATGATAAAAAATACGTTGATACTCCCTTACAAATAATCCCAGAAATAACTACTACTGCACTTAGTTTAGGGATATACATGTTAGATAATTTAGATTTACATAAGTCACAAAAAGTTTTGGAAATAGGTACTGGAATAGGATATTACACAGCGCTAATGGCTGAAATTGTAGATAAAGTATTTTCATTAGAAATAAACAATGATATGTATAATTATGCTAGAGAAAAGTTAAAAAAATATAATAATGTAGAAGTGATAAAGGCAGATGGAACTTTAGGACTAGAAAAAGAAAAACCGTTTGACAGAATAATAGTTTGGGCAGCATCACCCACAATACCTTGTAAACTTTACGAACAATTAAAAGAAGGAGGAATAATGATAGTACCAATTGGAACAGGCAAGGTACAGTCTCTTTACAAAATTATAAAAATAGATGAAAACAATCCTCAAATCCAAAAACTCACAAATGTAATTTTCATGAAAATGAAAGGAATATATGGATTTTATGAGGATGAAGAAGACGACGATAGAATTGAAAGACTTGAAAAGCAAATAAAAAAATTAATGGAAATGCTTAAAGAAAAAATATAG
- a CDS encoding sulfurtransferase TusA family protein, producing MESEVLNIDFDPSTLLDLERSYKLLSLENVKRLEWGYEGTVKILKNIEFTCFIKKQDNSLKILEPYGKFKITFKINNNKIEINYDGISSLKNILINKIIILIEKYGKYFSKSVKRELKNNINIFKDEAEVLEDIRGLSCPLAEISLLKILENMKTGEKIEVLSDCVASTKIFPIIAKELGFISQAFNMGDYVSFIFLKIKDPKLPDFKVCLKNYKRIALSILKYNKIEKIEEYSKFSQELLYYDKDNITVASPEGRGWFLISYGNEKLKEIRLEYEGLTFFNDAAISVIDGLKGKFRVYRLVSLN from the coding sequence ATGGAATCTGAAGTACTAAACATAGATTTTGATCCATCTACACTCTTAGATTTAGAAAGATCGTACAAACTTCTCTCATTGGAAAATGTAAAGAGATTAGAGTGGGGTTATGAAGGAACAGTAAAAATTTTAAAAAATATAGAATTTACATGCTTTATAAAAAAACAGGATAATAGTTTAAAGATCTTAGAACCGTATGGTAAATTTAAGATAACATTTAAAATTAATAACAATAAGATAGAAATAAATTATGATGGTATATCGTCCTTAAAAAATATTTTAATAAATAAAATCATCATATTGATAGAGAAATATGGAAAATACTTTTCAAAAAGTGTAAAAAGAGAGCTAAAGAATAATATAAATATATTTAAAGATGAAGCAGAAGTTTTAGAGGACATAAGAGGTTTATCATGTCCATTAGCTGAGATTTCACTACTTAAAATCCTAGAAAATATGAAAACTGGAGAAAAAATTGAAGTATTATCTGATTGTGTTGCTTCAACAAAAATTTTCCCAATAATTGCCAAAGAACTAGGATTTATATCGCAAGCATTTAATATGGGAGATTATGTTTCATTCATATTTTTAAAAATAAAAGATCCTAAGCTACCCGACTTTAAAGTATGTCTTAAAAATTATAAAAGAATTGCTTTATCCATTCTAAAATATAATAAAATAGAAAAAATTGAAGAATATAGTAAATTTAGCCAAGAATTATTATATTATGATAAAGATAATATAACTGTAGCATCTCCAGAAGGAAGAGGATGGTTCTTAATATCTTACGGTAATGAAAAACTCAAGGAAATAAGACTAGAGTATGAAGGATTAACGTTTTTTAATGATGCAGCTATTAGCGTCATTGATGGATTAAAAGGTAAATTCAGAGTTTATAGATTAGTATCACTAAATTAA
- a CDS encoding MBL fold metallo-hydrolase encodes MDQIGSLKITVLSDNFTSTIIPPLIGEWGFSALIEADDVKILFDVGNSGFPVLYNSEKLNIDLKSIDYIILSHGHSDHTGGLGNEKLLSLLKGKTLIAHPGIFEKKFLNWNNKLQYIGLPLSREELERNFQVILTKKPLEFAKGLIFSGEIKRYGHPELNSGLFKGEEDGIESDHLYDDIALFMNTSKGVVVLTGCGHSNVLNIVNYAKEVTKEKIYAVLGGFHLLSSNPQQVNEVINEISSESSKIGPSHCSGNLAKSVVTKDKFVDFGVGKTFEI; translated from the coding sequence ATGGATCAAATAGGAAGTTTAAAAATTACTGTATTAAGTGATAATTTTACAAGTACAATTATTCCTCCATTAATAGGTGAATGGGGATTTTCTGCATTAATAGAAGCAGATGACGTAAAAATACTATTTGATGTAGGAAATTCAGGTTTTCCAGTTCTTTATAATTCTGAAAAACTTAACATAGATTTGAAAAGCATAGATTATATAATTTTAAGTCATGGGCATTCTGATCACACTGGAGGATTAGGAAATGAGAAATTACTTTCTCTTTTGAAAGGTAAAACGCTGATTGCACATCCTGGAATTTTTGAGAAGAAATTCCTTAACTGGAATAATAAGCTTCAATATATAGGATTGCCATTATCTAGAGAAGAATTAGAACGTAATTTTCAAGTAATATTAACTAAAAAACCTTTAGAGTTCGCTAAAGGATTAATTTTTAGTGGAGAGATAAAGAGATATGGTCATCCAGAATTAAATTCTGGATTGTTTAAGGGAGAGGAAGATGGTATTGAAAGCGATCATCTATATGACGATATTGCATTATTTATGAATACAAGTAAAGGAGTAGTGGTATTGACTGGGTGTGGTCATTCTAATGTTTTAAATATAGTAAATTATGCTAAAGAGGTAACCAAAGAGAAAATATACGCAGTCCTAGGTGGATTCCATCTTCTTTCATCTAACCCACAGCAAGTTAATGAAGTAATCAACGAAATTTCTTCTGAAAGCAGTAAAATAGGTCCTTCTCACTGTAGCGGAAATCTAGCAAAGAGTGTTGTTACTAAAGATAAGTTTGTAGATTTCGGTGTCGGTAAAACATTTGAAATTTAA
- a CDS encoding alpha/beta hydrolase encodes MPLDPKIKEILGKFNLNLSIPVNEIRRIHDSFFIEETKDKEIDTEDIEIPVKDGEITTRIYYPKEKKKEYPFLVYYHGGGFVLGSIETHDSICSIIAKSGIAVASVGYRLSPEYKFPIPVNDSYDALKWLYNNAEKYSLDSSKLAVGGDSAGGNLAAVVSLMSRDNNDNMIKYQVLIYPAVNMVDISPSTFEYSEGYFLTYQLMRWFGSMYFSNPKDGLNHYASPIFADLKNLPPSLVITAEYDPLRDQGETYSHLLKINGNQSTSVRYNGVIHGFISFHKYLDEGRTAIEQIAGYLKNRLE; translated from the coding sequence ATGCCTCTAGATCCTAAAATCAAGGAAATTCTAGGAAAATTTAACCTTAATTTAAGCATTCCAGTAAACGAGATAAGAAGAATTCACGATTCATTTTTTATTGAAGAAACGAAAGATAAAGAAATAGATACAGAAGATATCGAAATTCCAGTAAAAGATGGAGAGATAACGACTAGAATATATTATCCAAAAGAGAAGAAAAAAGAATATCCATTTCTAGTATATTATCATGGAGGAGGTTTCGTACTAGGAAGTATAGAAACTCACGATAGTATATGTAGCATAATAGCTAAATCAGGAATTGCTGTAGCCTCTGTTGGTTATAGGTTATCTCCGGAATATAAATTTCCAATTCCAGTAAACGATTCTTATGATGCATTAAAATGGTTGTATAATAATGCAGAAAAGTATTCGCTAGATTCCTCTAAATTGGCAGTAGGAGGAGATAGTGCAGGAGGTAACTTAGCTGCAGTGGTTAGTCTTATGTCTAGAGATAATAACGACAACATGATAAAATACCAAGTTTTAATATATCCTGCAGTAAATATGGTAGACATATCTCCTTCAACTTTCGAATATTCTGAAGGATATTTTCTAACTTATCAACTAATGAGATGGTTTGGGTCAATGTACTTTTCAAACCCTAAAGATGGGTTAAATCATTATGCTTCACCTATATTTGCTGATTTGAAAAATTTACCTCCTTCCCTAGTTATAACTGCAGAGTATGATCCATTAAGAGATCAAGGAGAAACTTATTCTCATTTACTAAAAATAAATGGAAACCAATCAACTTCCGTAAGATATAATGGAGTAATACATGGATTCATAAGTTTTCATAAGTATTTAGATGAAGGAAGAACTGCAATAGAGCAAATAGCAGGATATCTAAAGAATAGATTAGAGTAA
- a CDS encoding 2-oxoacid:ferredoxin oxidoreductase subunit beta yields MAELKFKPEWNDWCPGCGNFGILNAEQMAINELGLDTKKVILVSGIGCSGKTPHFFRYPITGVHTLHGRALTFASGIKLSNPLLHVIVNAGDGDQLGIGVGHFVSIGRRNISLTVIIHDNQVYGLTKGQAAPTLRRGIKTKSLPKPNINDAVNPIALAISAGYTFVARGYAYDVKHLKDLMKIAFSRKGLSLIDVLQPCPTYNDIMTKEYLDKRVYKLGADWDPVVRKEEEKEDKMAKAIIKSMEWGDKIPIGIFYQNDLVPSFEDRIADSAKSYKEIIPSYVPIHRDGKPTTIIDDILKEKEV; encoded by the coding sequence ATGGCGGAGCTTAAGTTTAAACCAGAATGGAATGATTGGTGCCCTGGATGTGGTAATTTCGGAATCTTGAATGCTGAACAAATGGCTATTAATGAACTAGGATTAGATACTAAGAAGGTAATACTAGTATCTGGAATAGGATGTTCCGGGAAGACTCCTCATTTCTTTAGATATCCTATAACAGGTGTGCATACTCTCCACGGTAGAGCATTAACTTTTGCATCAGGAATTAAATTATCTAATCCTTTACTTCACGTAATTGTTAATGCTGGTGATGGCGATCAATTAGGTATAGGAGTAGGACATTTCGTTAGCATTGGAAGAAGAAACATTAGTTTAACTGTAATAATTCATGATAATCAAGTATATGGTTTAACTAAAGGCCAGGCAGCTCCTACACTTAGGAGGGGAATAAAAACTAAATCCTTGCCTAAACCAAATATAAACGATGCTGTTAATCCAATAGCTTTAGCAATATCAGCTGGCTACACTTTCGTAGCAAGAGGATATGCTTATGATGTAAAGCATTTAAAGGATTTAATGAAAATAGCTTTCTCTAGAAAAGGTTTAAGTTTGATTGACGTCTTGCAACCATGTCCAACATATAATGATATCATGACTAAGGAATATTTAGATAAGAGAGTTTACAAGTTAGGTGCAGATTGGGATCCAGTAGTAAGGAAAGAAGAAGAAAAAGAGGATAAGATGGCTAAAGCAATTATAAAATCAATGGAATGGGGAGATAAAATACCTATAGGAATATTTTATCAGAATGATTTAGTTCCTTCCTTCGAAGATAGAATAGCTGATAGTGCTAAAAGTTATAAAGAGATTATACCATCTTATGTGCCAATTCATAGAGATGGTAAGCCAACAACAATAATAGATGATATACTGAAAGAAAAGGAAGTATGA
- a CDS encoding ATP-binding protein: protein MIFMNMIFIDRERELESLRKRLNSSNFEFIVIYGRRRIGKTTLILKAIQDMENNSVYYLATEKNNLQKFKDVCKLKFPEIEYIKEDWEALFHFLKDKIIIIDEFPYMIEEDKTILSTFQKIVDNILNTKTKLILVGSSISVMEDVISYKSPLYGRRTASMKIKELTFKNLKNYGFDIEEAVKIYGFTGGVPLYLNKVKPPFYEWINEELKKVDSFVKDEMDFLLRYEFKEISTYKEILFAISLGKNNLGEIKDFVKVNGDISSYLKKLERIELISREIPVTETNSKRGKYVILDNFTNFWFRFIYPNLSLIEEGKYEIDKNEYNQYLGFIFEKIAKEYVKSRYSVKKIGRQWWKDIEIDILALGNTKIAGECKWSEDVNPSKILANLEDKLKKLKISVDKYIIFAKSFTNYEKLDNTELVDLETLRRWYLS, encoded by the coding sequence ATGATATTTATGAATATGATATTTATAGATAGGGAAAGAGAACTTGAAAGCTTAAGGAAAAGGCTTAATTCTTCCAACTTTGAGTTCATAGTAATTTATGGTAGAAGGAGAATAGGGAAAACAACATTAATATTGAAAGCGATACAAGATATGGAAAATAATTCTGTATATTATTTAGCTACAGAAAAAAATAATCTACAGAAATTTAAGGATGTTTGTAAATTAAAATTTCCTGAAATAGAATATATCAAAGAAGATTGGGAAGCGTTATTTCACTTTCTAAAAGATAAGATAATAATTATAGACGAATTCCCATATATGATTGAAGAAGATAAAACAATATTATCTACTTTCCAAAAAATTGTAGATAATATACTTAATACTAAAACAAAATTAATTCTGGTAGGATCTTCAATTTCAGTTATGGAAGATGTAATATCATATAAAAGTCCACTATATGGGAGAAGGACAGCGTCAATGAAAATAAAGGAATTAACTTTTAAGAATTTAAAAAATTATGGATTTGATATAGAAGAAGCAGTTAAAATTTATGGTTTTACAGGAGGAGTTCCACTCTATTTAAATAAAGTTAAACCACCATTTTATGAGTGGATAAATGAAGAGTTGAAGAAAGTAGATTCTTTCGTAAAAGATGAAATGGATTTTCTTTTAAGGTACGAATTTAAGGAAATTTCAACTTATAAAGAAATATTGTTTGCTATCTCTTTAGGTAAAAATAACCTAGGTGAAATAAAGGATTTCGTAAAAGTTAACGGTGATATAAGTTCTTATTTAAAAAAATTAGAGAGAATAGAATTAATATCTAGAGAGATTCCAGTTACTGAAACTAATAGCAAAAGAGGAAAATATGTAATTTTAGATAATTTTACTAATTTCTGGTTTAGATTTATTTATCCGAATTTAAGCTTAATAGAGGAAGGAAAATATGAAATAGATAAAAATGAATACAATCAGTATCTTGGTTTTATATTTGAGAAAATTGCTAAAGAGTACGTTAAATCCAGGTATAGCGTTAAGAAGATAGGTCGTCAATGGTGGAAAGATATAGAAATAGATATTCTTGCATTAGGTAATACTAAAATAGCTGGAGAATGCAAATGGAGCGAAGACGTTAATCCCAGCAAGATATTAGCTAATCTGGAAGATAAATTGAAGAAGTTAAAGATTTCTGTAGATAAATATATTATATTTGCGAAAAGCTTTACCAATTACGAAAAATTGGATAATACAGAATTAGTTGATCTAGAGACTTTAAGGAGATGGTATTTGTCTTAA
- a CDS encoding winged helix-turn-helix transcriptional regulator has protein sequence MAQNKDEQVICPIVEAINAVGTEARLLVLRYLFDGDKGFNELLRLTKLSSKTLASTLKYLEEKKIIQRNIISTRPFKVSYSLTEKGKDLKPVFDDLRKWGEKWMDTLLD, from the coding sequence ATGGCTCAGAATAAAGATGAACAAGTAATTTGTCCAATAGTAGAAGCAATAAATGCTGTAGGCACAGAAGCTAGGCTCTTAGTTTTAAGATATCTTTTTGATGGAGATAAAGGATTTAATGAATTGCTTAGATTGACAAAGTTAAGTTCTAAAACTTTAGCTAGTACATTAAAATATTTAGAAGAAAAGAAAATTATTCAAAGGAATATTATCAGTACTAGACCATTTAAAGTAAGTTATAGTCTTACAGAAAAAGGAAAAGACTTGAAGCCTGTCTTCGATGATTTAAGGAAATGGGGTGAAAAATGGATGGATACTTTGCTCGACTAA
- a CDS encoding PQQ-binding-like beta-propeller repeat protein produces MDKKYLIAIPILGILLVSMVFFIQQGILANVNQYESNQSSLNQNSAQMLNPITTTYTQYNGTYFPYKVIVTYYPGNQTNENLGFPSAWTVTNFNQDHEAVVNTINPYIKEGLNYEIPVLDYVGGNAIPLSTPPSQLPWAQQMGVKGALVMETQMAGEALGVTLADNLLFVETDSLPGGIVALNPLTGNVVWMATGLAGQAMNNPIVYNGIVYVSVGGVCFTFSEFVHYEQGQYQDIVRARNGALYAFNASNGELLWMRFTMGEAMPAPAIYDGILAYTTGGGCFVGLNATTGQALWMDRFPGLMGNMASVNYYVLPNGTPLFIAGFTYTAPPYGYLIAINGITGQEAWNATMPKPFIGANTGLGDVSPAIDQKAGLVIDNDIANFSNGEVDMVTFALNATNGKPVWATNLGRGPIPPAYKGGMPLIVGNVIYDGNPSLGTVNAIAVNNGSILWETKLPDLQTPPSYPGGPRGSPTYYHGLLWVSAGTNIYVINPHGGQLLTMYNVGGRFGIVNPVIAGNTMFLSNSYGWLIAIPLSQIYSAYTMY; encoded by the coding sequence ATGGATAAAAAATATTTAATTGCAATTCCAATCCTAGGAATTTTATTAGTTTCAATGGTATTTTTTATACAACAAGGAATATTAGCTAACGTAAATCAATACGAATCAAATCAATCATCTTTAAATCAAAATTCAGCTCAAATGCTAAATCCTATAACTACTACTTATACGCAATATAACGGGACATATTTTCCATATAAAGTTATAGTAACTTACTATCCTGGAAATCAAACAAATGAAAATCTAGGATTTCCTTCAGCATGGACAGTTACGAATTTCAATCAAGACCATGAAGCAGTAGTAAATACTATAAATCCATATATCAAAGAAGGATTAAATTATGAAATTCCAGTTTTAGATTATGTAGGAGGTAATGCAATTCCTCTATCTACACCACCATCGCAATTACCATGGGCACAACAAATGGGCGTTAAAGGAGCATTAGTTATGGAAACCCAAATGGCTGGAGAAGCTCTAGGAGTTACACTAGCTGATAATCTTCTGTTCGTAGAAACTGATAGCTTACCAGGAGGTATAGTAGCATTAAATCCATTAACTGGTAATGTAGTTTGGATGGCTACTGGATTAGCAGGCCAAGCTATGAATAATCCAATAGTATATAATGGAATAGTATACGTTTCAGTAGGTGGAGTATGTTTTACATTTTCAGAGTTCGTACATTATGAGCAAGGCCAATACCAAGACATAGTAAGGGCTAGAAACGGAGCATTATATGCGTTCAATGCAAGCAATGGAGAATTACTATGGATGAGATTTACTATGGGTGAAGCAATGCCAGCACCAGCAATATATGATGGAATTCTAGCTTACACTACTGGAGGAGGATGTTTCGTAGGATTAAACGCAACAACTGGTCAAGCATTATGGATGGATAGATTCCCTGGGTTAATGGGTAATATGGCTAGTGTTAATTATTACGTATTACCTAACGGAACGCCATTATTTATTGCTGGATTCACTTACACTGCTCCTCCATATGGATATTTGATAGCAATAAATGGAATAACAGGACAAGAAGCCTGGAATGCTACGATGCCTAAACCATTTATTGGCGCTAATACTGGTCTAGGCGATGTATCTCCAGCAATAGATCAGAAAGCAGGATTAGTTATAGATAACGATATTGCAAACTTTAGCAATGGTGAAGTGGATATGGTAACATTTGCATTAAATGCCACAAACGGTAAACCAGTATGGGCAACTAATCTAGGAAGGGGTCCTATTCCACCAGCATATAAAGGAGGGATGCCGTTAATTGTAGGTAATGTAATATATGATGGCAATCCATCATTAGGCACTGTAAATGCTATTGCAGTTAACAATGGAAGTATACTATGGGAGACTAAATTACCTGATTTACAAACTCCTCCATCATATCCAGGTGGACCAAGAGGAAGTCCAACATATTATCATGGATTATTATGGGTATCAGCTGGAACAAACATCTACGTAATCAATCCGCACGGAGGACAACTATTGACAATGTATAATGTTGGAGGAAGATTTGGAATAGTAAATCCTGTAATTGCTGGCAATACAATGTTCTTGTCTAACTCTTATGGATGGTTAATAGCAATACCGTTAAGCCAAATATATTCAGCATATACTATGTATTAA
- a CDS encoding 2-oxoacid:ferredoxin oxidoreductase subunit alpha, giving the protein MRITWMIGGAQGAGVDTSANIFGNAIASAGYYIYGNREYYSNIKGRHSYFNLTISDVRARSIANKVDILASFDAETLFQHFTDVNKIVIYNKGVKSTQLNMVQSMEPEIVERVSKILDSYDKNVEGVLKYLKDRNIKLIEIDYDDILKKVATEMKVPLSVVERTKNTIAIAVSYGLLGLPKENLLEALKKAFKQDTFVKMNSIAVNESLNLVKPEFSLEVLSNKKRRVQIDGNTAVAMGKIYGGIGFQSYYPITPASDESTYIEAHQEVLYEDPSTGDKRKRTIVVVQAEDELAAVNMASGASLTGVRAATATSGPGFSLMAEGIGWAGMNEAPIVITYYMRGGPSTGQPTRTSQADLKFALNAGHGEFPRIVLASGDHVEAFQDALLAFNLAERYQTPVIHLVEKALANAYSIFDVEELEFEKLKIDRGKLVEPSNYYERFSFTEDGISPRAFLGQGFMFYTGDEHNPYGHISEDPENRTKMYAKRMKKLEVADKEIPEEDRLKVFGEDSKIAILTWGSPKGAVLDAVDELSNEVKIQVIQLRMFNPFPKNLMKKLLSDKEVIIDIEGDYEAQAAQVLKEKTGIDVTNYILKWNGRPMARDEVKDAILETLKGKKEVILNGGA; this is encoded by the coding sequence ATTAGAATTACATGGATGATAGGTGGAGCACAAGGTGCTGGTGTAGATACATCTGCTAATATTTTTGGTAATGCTATAGCGTCAGCTGGTTATTACATATATGGAAATAGAGAATATTACTCTAACATAAAAGGAAGACATAGTTATTTTAACCTAACTATTAGCGATGTAAGAGCTAGAAGTATTGCGAATAAAGTAGATATTTTAGCTTCTTTTGACGCTGAAACCTTATTCCAACACTTTACAGACGTAAATAAAATTGTAATATATAATAAAGGTGTAAAATCAACTCAGCTGAACATGGTACAAAGCATGGAACCAGAAATAGTTGAGAGAGTTTCAAAGATTTTAGATTCTTATGATAAAAATGTAGAAGGTGTTTTGAAGTATCTTAAAGATAGAAATATTAAATTAATAGAAATTGATTATGATGATATACTTAAAAAGGTAGCAACGGAAATGAAAGTTCCTCTTTCTGTTGTAGAGAGAACTAAAAATACTATAGCCATTGCCGTTTCTTATGGTCTCTTAGGATTACCTAAAGAGAACTTATTAGAGGCGTTAAAGAAGGCATTTAAACAAGATACTTTCGTAAAAATGAATTCTATAGCTGTCAACGAAAGCTTAAACTTGGTTAAACCAGAATTTTCTTTAGAAGTTTTAAGTAATAAAAAGAGAAGAGTACAAATAGATGGTAATACTGCTGTTGCAATGGGTAAAATTTATGGAGGAATAGGATTTCAAAGTTATTATCCAATAACTCCAGCTAGCGATGAAAGTACATATATAGAGGCTCATCAAGAAGTTTTATATGAAGATCCATCTACAGGAGATAAGAGAAAAAGAACCATTGTAGTAGTTCAAGCAGAAGACGAATTAGCTGCAGTTAACATGGCTTCTGGAGCTTCATTAACTGGAGTCAGAGCTGCTACAGCAACTTCTGGGCCAGGATTTTCTCTGATGGCTGAAGGAATTGGATGGGCAGGAATGAACGAAGCACCTATAGTCATTACCTACTATATGAGAGGAGGTCCTTCTACTGGACAGCCTACTAGGACTTCTCAAGCTGATCTAAAATTTGCACTAAACGCCGGACATGGAGAATTTCCTAGAATAGTATTAGCTTCTGGAGATCATGTAGAGGCATTTCAAGACGCATTATTAGCCTTTAATTTAGCTGAAAGATATCAAACTCCTGTTATTCATCTAGTAGAGAAAGCTCTAGCAAATGCATATTCGATTTTCGATGTAGAAGAGTTAGAATTTGAAAAACTTAAAATAGATAGGGGCAAACTGGTAGAGCCATCAAATTATTATGAACGTTTCAGTTTTACTGAAGACGGAATATCGCCTAGAGCATTTTTAGGTCAAGGTTTTATGTTCTATACTGGAGATGAACATAATCCATACGGGCATATTTCAGAGGATCCGGAAAATAGAACTAAAATGTATGCAAAAAGAATGAAAAAATTGGAAGTAGCAGATAAGGAAATACCAGAAGAAGATAGACTAAAGGTATTTGGTGAAGACTCCAAGATAGCTATATTAACATGGGGATCTCCTAAAGGTGCTGTGTTAGATGCAGTTGACGAATTATCTAATGAAGTTAAGATTCAAGTTATTCAACTCAGAATGTTTAATCCATTTCCTAAGAATTTAATGAAGAAACTTCTCTCAGATAAGGAAGTGATAATAGACATAGAAGGAGATTATGAAGCACAAGCAGCCCAGGTTCTTAAGGAGAAAACAGGAATAGATGTGACAAACTATATACTAAAATGGAACGGTAGACCTATGGCTAGAGATGAAGTAAAGGATGCTATTCTTGAAACATTAAAAGGAAAGAAGGAGGTGATATTAAATGGCGGAGCTTAA